A single region of the Glycine max cultivar Williams 82 chromosome 20, Glycine_max_v4.0, whole genome shotgun sequence genome encodes:
- the LOC100796387 gene encoding putative lipase ROG1, which translates to MEGKEVCASESAVDGSRDVWSSEPSLASSADHLVVMVNGILGRETDWKYAAEKFVKELPDKVFVHCSERNVSMHTLDGVDVMGERLAEEVLEVIKRKPNMRKISFVAHSVGGLVARYAIGRLYRPPEKGSMADSCNDESKEGSVGTIGGLEAMNFIAVATPHLGSRGNKQVPFLLGVPAFEKVASCVIHFIFRRTGRHLFLTDDDEGKPPLLERMVQDYGDLYFMSALCAFKRRFAYSNVDYDHIVGWRTSSIRRQSELANWKDTINEKYPHVVYEEHCKACSDAEQCDSTEDYSYDKIEEGLVTGLSRVSWEKVDVSFRNSKNRFASHTIIQVKDQITQIEGADVIQHMIDYFLV; encoded by the exons ATGGAGGGGAAGGAGGTTTGCGCGTCGGAGTCGGCGGTTGATGGAAGCCGCGACGTTTGGAGTTCGGAGCCCTCGCTCGCTTCCTCCGCGGATCACCTCGTTGTAATGGTGAACGGAATTCTCGGACG TGAGACGGATTGGAAATATGCTGCGGAGAAATTTGTCAAGGAGTTGCCAGATAAAGTGTTTGTTCACT GTAGCGAACGAAATGTGTCTATGCATACACTAGATGGTGTGGATGTAATGGGAGAGAGATTAGCAGAAGAG GTACTTGAAGTGATTAAAAGAAAGCCAAATATGCGTAAGATATCCTTTGTTGCACACTCAGTTGGAGGATTAGTGGCACGATATGCAATTGGGAGGCTGTATAGGCCACCTGAAAAAGGATCAATGGCGGACTCATGCAATGACGAAAGTAAGGAGGGCTCTGTGGGTACAATTGGTGGCTTGGAGGCTATGAATTTCATTGCTGTTGCCACACCTCATCTAGGATCAAGGGGAAATAAGCAG GTTCCATTTCTTTTGGGGGTACCTGCTTTTGAGAAGGTTGCTAGTTgtgttattcattttatttttagaagaaCAGGTCGGCATCTTTTCCTTACTGATGATGATGAAGGAAAACCTCCATTGCTTGAACGCATGGTTCAAGACTACGGTGATTTGTATTTCAT GTCTGCATTGTGTGCTTTCAAACGCCGATTTGCATATTCAAATGTGGACTATGATC atattgttgGCTGGAGAACATCATCCATCAGACGTCAGAGTGAACTTGCAAAT TGGAAGGATACCATCAATGAAAAATATCCACATGTTGTATATGAAGAGCATTGCAAAGCATGTTCTGATGCTGAGCAGTGTGACTCAACAGAAGATTACAGCTATGACAAGATAGAAG AGGGGCTTGTAACAGGCTTATCTCGAGTGTCTTGGGAAAAAGTAGATGTTAGCTTCCGCAATAGCAAGAATAGATTTGCTTCTCATACTATCATTCAG GTCAAAGACCAAATCACCCAAATAGAAGGTGCAGATGTTATCCAGCATATGATTGATTATTTTCTTGTCTAG